In Candidatus Polarisedimenticolia bacterium, the genomic window CTCCCCTTGAACATGCGGATGGAGTCGTGGATGTTGTCGGGGAGGAAGCGGGTCCGGGGGCGCTTGCCATCGTTGTCGTCGCCGCTCTCCGGCCCCTCCAGCCCGGTGCGGAAGAGCGCGTAGATGGCGAGGTAGGGGTTGGCGTCGGGGGCGATCGATCGCACCTCGATCCGCGCGGTGCGCTCGTTGCCGATCGGGATGCGAACCATGGAGCCGCGGTCCGAGGCCGAGACTTTGATCTGGTTCGGGGCCTCGAAGTGCGGGTCGAGCCGGCGGTACGAATTCACGCTGGAATTGAGGATGAGACAGATGTCGTTGGCGTTCGCCAGGATCCGGTTGATGAAGTCCCAGGCGAAGGTGCTCAGCCCATCCTGGCCCTTCTTGTCGTGGAAGATGTTCTTGCCGTTCTTGGCGATCGACATGTTGGTGTGGCAGCCGTTGCCGTTCACGTCCGCCACCGGCTTCGGCAGGAAGGACGCGGTCAGGTCCATCTGCGCAGCGACCTGGCGGGCGATGAGCTTGTAGAGCTGCACCTGGTCGGCGGCCACCGTGGCCTCGGTGTAGCCGTAGTTCATCTCGAACTGCGACGGGGCCACCTCCGGGTGGTCCTTCTCGTTCGCGAACCCGAGCGCCCGCTGCACCTCGGCCGACGTATCGATGAACTTGCGCAGCGTGTCGCCGGGCAGCGAATGGTAGTACCCGCCCGTCGAGACGTATTCGAACTGGCCGGTCTCGAAGTAGCGCCGCTCGGCGTCCCGCCCCTTGAAGATGAAGCCCTCGATCTCGTTCGCCACGTTGGCGACCATGTCCTTCTTGCGCAGATCGGCCGCGAACGCCTTGAGCCGGGCGCGCAGGTCCGCGGTGTACGGCTTTCCGTCCTGGTCGCAGACGTCCCCGAACGCCAGGACCTTGCCCGGGCCGAACACGTCGGCGGGCAGCATGTAGAACGCCGGCCAGTCGATCCGGAGACGCAGGTCGGACTCCGCCTGTCGTGAGAAGCCGCGGATGGACGAGCCGTCGAAGGTCAGGTTGTCGGCGGACCCGAGCAGGAACTTCTTGTCGTAGTCCAGCATGTGGAAGCGCCCTTCGAGGTCCGTGAAGCAGACGCTCACCGCCTTGATCTGCCTCTCGTCCGTCAGGTACTTCATCCGGGCCTCGCGGATCCTGCCCGGATCCTTGCCGGACACGCGGTCGGCCTTGGCCTGGAGGTTCAGCTCCTCCAGCTGGTCGTAGGGGATTTCGAGAAATGAGCGCAGCGGCGTGTTCATGCTCCTCCTTCGCGTGCGCCGACCGGCTGCGGGGGGATCCCGCGTGGGCCAGCTCGAGTCACGTAGAAATGCTTAATATCACACTATTTGAACTAAATACCACCATTATTATATTAAATTCAATTTCTTTAACGTTAAACCTAGTCCATGGCACACGGGGGCGGTGGGGGCCGATCGACTTGACCCCTTTCCTCAGCAGCGCGCCGTACGCGCAGGATCGTCCATCCCCTGCGGACCAAACTGCCCGTGAGGGAGGGGGTGCGGGAGGGGCTCAGCCGCGAGGGGTGAAGACCGGCCAGGCGATCAGCGGAAGTCGGCCCGCCTGATCCATCCCGGCCACTGTATGAAGTCGCCGTTGGAGAAGACGATGTCGCAGTTCGGCGACTCCGTCGGGCCGACCTTCCCCAGGTCGTCGTACTGTCCGTCGCTGGCGTAGGAGACCAGGATGTACTCCTTCCCTTCCTTGTCGGTGTGGTACTGGAAGGGGGTACCCCAGGCGTCGGTCAGGCGGACGTCCTTGAGACTGCCGGGCGGGAGCTTGGTGACCAGGCAGCGGTCCAGATTGTTGTAGTCGGAGCAGACCGGGTAGCGCGGCCCTTCCTCTTT contains:
- a CDS encoding glutamine synthetase family protein, yielding MNTPLRSFLEIPYDQLEELNLQAKADRVSGKDPGRIREARMKYLTDERQIKAVSVCFTDLEGRFHMLDYDKKFLLGSADNLTFDGSSIRGFSRQAESDLRLRIDWPAFYMLPADVFGPGKVLAFGDVCDQDGKPYTADLRARLKAFAADLRKKDMVANVANEIEGFIFKGRDAERRYFETGQFEYVSTGGYYHSLPGDTLRKFIDTSAEVQRALGFANEKDHPEVAPSQFEMNYGYTEATVAADQVQLYKLIARQVAAQMDLTASFLPKPVADVNGNGCHTNMSIAKNGKNIFHDKKGQDGLSTFAWDFINRILANANDICLILNSSVNSYRRLDPHFEAPNQIKVSASDRGSMVRIPIGNERTARIEVRSIAPDANPYLAIYALFRTGLEGPESGDDNDGKRPRTRFLPDNIHDSIRMFKGSQFARDLLGEQVHEKYAELKLASAERCAKALGAIIKRSEIQFHHEVTNQYLWGQF